Proteins encoded together in one Kutzneria kofuensis window:
- a CDS encoding CapA family protein, whose product MAAVGKRLSLFLIVVLVVGGVAIVPNLVGGCLWRCPPDGEVTAAGAVPAVTVRVVDEVGKPLAEPQKVQLGNGPVMTVAAAPGHIAEPVILGLEDAGRTIDVRLLSDNGGKRFVVNAAGDVMFGRRYQSGALIPANDAAAGARSVVDAVAPAFRLADLSTVNLETVVSSAASTNAYPKKRFILESPPASVDGLKALGVTVPLLANNHTRDFLDGGVADTEKALSAAGFPVVGTTVGDEPEKPFQAKVHGTDVAVLAYTSVDGSYVNDSYPKTGAPTSDDDAWQYQPRSWGYGRIPTEDRTIGQAWTLYEKLARADQAAAWDSLTRVYPEIQDWVARRGHGGAARWDDTASPAQINAVAKQSQLTIVEMHTGFQFQSASAKDTRAMARAAIDAGADIVICHHPHVLQGFEFYKGHLIAYSMGNFVFDQDFMSTFSSAFLRTVWDGDRLVEARLVPVEIDGYRPELASGAAARRTVLGVWADSRRPVQTQRGPGGAVLTVPTPRDADTQPAQFQADHGTALITADAPKPTPVKVEAGPHAVTKIGFDGLIDPRQPVKDLDLGRDLFGWGSFEDNTVNGRPDGDTHWSSDVVGNGALGQAGYLRVEGAGGAEKLDRPVARIPLPRHREENADGTPLDPEPTYTLRAKVRAVNGATPLIRLTPYHFDDSDPTEDPESTPLRDVNRPLSVPSDGQWHEVSVDLKPADLGEKGNMVLLRLGLAATRAGSVAGQAVDFDDVSFVEWRPAATVPDEASAYDFVRNGGNEPVALTFNGYAY is encoded by the coding sequence GTGGCGGCTGTCGGCAAGCGGTTGAGCCTGTTCCTGATCGTCGTTCTGGTCGTCGGCGGCGTGGCGATCGTGCCCAACCTGGTCGGCGGCTGCTTATGGCGCTGCCCACCCGACGGCGAGGTCACCGCCGCCGGGGCTGTGCCGGCGGTGACCGTCAGAGTCGTGGACGAGGTCGGCAAGCCGCTGGCCGAGCCGCAGAAGGTGCAGCTCGGCAACGGTCCGGTCATGACGGTCGCCGCCGCGCCGGGGCACATCGCCGAGCCGGTGATCCTCGGCCTTGAGGACGCCGGCCGGACGATCGACGTCCGGCTGCTCTCCGACAACGGCGGTAAGCGGTTCGTGGTGAACGCCGCCGGCGACGTGATGTTCGGCCGCCGCTATCAGAGCGGTGCTCTCATTCCGGCCAACGACGCCGCCGCTGGTGCCCGCTCCGTGGTGGACGCGGTGGCGCCGGCATTCCGGTTGGCCGACCTGAGCACCGTGAACCTGGAGACGGTGGTCAGCAGCGCGGCGTCGACCAACGCGTACCCGAAGAAGCGGTTCATCCTGGAGTCCCCGCCGGCCAGTGTCGACGGCCTGAAGGCGCTTGGCGTCACCGTGCCGCTGCTGGCCAACAACCACACCCGAGACTTCCTCGACGGCGGCGTCGCCGACACGGAGAAAGCGCTCTCCGCGGCCGGTTTCCCCGTGGTCGGCACGACCGTCGGCGACGAGCCGGAGAAGCCGTTCCAGGCCAAGGTGCACGGCACCGACGTCGCCGTCCTGGCCTACACCAGCGTGGACGGCTCCTACGTCAACGACTCGTACCCCAAGACGGGCGCGCCGACCAGCGACGACGACGCCTGGCAGTACCAGCCCCGTTCCTGGGGCTACGGCAGGATCCCGACCGAGGACCGGACCATCGGCCAGGCCTGGACGTTGTACGAGAAGCTGGCCCGGGCCGACCAGGCCGCCGCCTGGGACTCGCTGACCCGGGTCTACCCGGAGATCCAGGACTGGGTGGCCCGCCGCGGCCACGGCGGCGCGGCCCGCTGGGACGACACCGCGTCCCCGGCGCAGATCAACGCCGTCGCCAAGCAGTCGCAGCTGACGATCGTCGAGATGCACACCGGCTTCCAGTTCCAGTCCGCCTCGGCCAAGGACACGCGGGCGATGGCACGGGCGGCCATCGACGCCGGCGCGGACATCGTGATCTGCCACCATCCGCACGTGCTGCAGGGCTTCGAGTTCTACAAGGGCCACCTGATCGCCTACAGCATGGGCAACTTCGTGTTCGACCAGGACTTCATGTCCACGTTCTCGTCGGCCTTCCTGCGCACGGTCTGGGACGGCGACCGGCTCGTGGAGGCCCGGCTGGTGCCGGTGGAGATCGACGGCTACCGGCCGGAGCTGGCGTCCGGCGCCGCGGCGCGCAGGACCGTGCTGGGCGTGTGGGCGGACAGCCGGCGGCCGGTGCAGACGCAGCGCGGTCCCGGCGGCGCGGTGCTGACCGTGCCGACCCCTCGGGACGCCGACACGCAGCCGGCGCAGTTCCAGGCCGACCACGGCACGGCGTTGATCACCGCCGACGCGCCGAAGCCGACACCGGTCAAGGTCGAGGCCGGCCCGCACGCCGTCACGAAGATCGGCTTCGACGGCCTGATCGATCCTCGGCAACCGGTGAAAGACCTCGACCTCGGACGGGACCTGTTCGGCTGGGGCAGCTTCGAGGACAACACCGTGAACGGCCGTCCCGACGGCGACACGCACTGGTCGAGCGACGTGGTCGGCAACGGCGCCCTGGGCCAGGCCGGGTATCTCCGGGTGGAGGGAGCCGGCGGCGCGGAGAAGCTGGACCGCCCGGTGGCGAGGATCCCGCTGCCCCGCCATCGCGAGGAGAACGCCGACGGCACGCCGCTGGATCCGGAGCCGACGTACACCCTGCGGGCCAAGGTCCGAGCCGTGAACGGCGCGACCCCGCTGATCAGGTTGACGCCGTACCACTTCGACGACTCCGACCCCACCGAGGATCCGGAGTCGACGCCGCTACGGGACGTGAACCGGCCGTTGTCCGTGCCCTCGGACGGCCAGTGGCACGAGGTGTCGGTCGACCTGAAGCCGGCCGACCTGGGCGAGAAGGGCAACATGGTGCTG